A window of Procambarus clarkii isolate CNS0578487 chromosome 9, FALCON_Pclarkii_2.0, whole genome shotgun sequence contains these coding sequences:
- the LOC138362836 gene encoding bile salt-activated lipase-like: MVVERVFGQASCPPPPTNARKRLGRVLLLHEPLLPPAPPGTTTVSPAPPPGTTTVSPAPPPGTTTVSPAPPPGTTTVPPVPPPGTTTVSPVPPPGTTTVPPAPPPGTTTVPPVPPPGTTTVPPVPPPGTTTVPPVPPPGTTTVPPVPTPGTTTVPPVPTPGTTTVPPAPPPGTATVPPAPPPGTTTVPPAPPPGTTTVPPAPTPGTTTVPPAPPPGTATVPPAPPPGTTTVPPAPPPGTTTVPPAPPPGTTTVPPVPPPGTTTVPPVPPPGTTTVPPVSRNRRK; this comes from the exons ATGGTGGTGGAGCGAGTGTTTGGACAAGCCTcgtgtccccctccccccacaaatGCCCGG AAGCGGTTGGGCCgtgtcctcctcctccacgaACCCCTActgcctcctgcaccacctggaaCCACTACAGtatcacctgctccaccacctggaACCACTACAGtatcacctgctccaccacctggaACCACTACAGtatcacctgctccaccacctggaACCACTACAGTACCACCTGTTCCACCACCTGGAACCACTACAGTATCACCTGTTCCACCACCTGGAACCACTACAGtaccacctgctccaccacctggaACCACTACAGTACCACCTGTTCCACCACCTGGAACCACTACAGTACCACCTGTTCCACCACCTGGAACCACTACAGTACCACCTGTTCCACCACCTGGAACCACTACAGTACCACCTGTTCCAACACCTGGAACCACTACAGTACCACCTGTTCCAACACCTGGAACCACTACAGtaccacctgctccaccacctggaACTGCTACAGTACCACCTGCGCCACCACCTGGAACCACTACAGtaccacctgctccaccacctggaACCACTACAGTACCACCTGCTCCAACACCTGGAACCACTACAGtaccacctgctccaccacctggaACTGCTACAGTACCACCTGCGCCACCACCTGGAACCACTACAGtaccacctgctccaccacctggaaccactacagtaccacctgctccaccacctggaACCACTACAGTACCACCTGTTCCACCACCTGGAACCACTACAGTACCACCTGTTCCACCACCTGGAACCACTACAGTACCACCTGTTTCACGCAATAGACGAAAATGA